The Equus quagga isolate Etosha38 chromosome 12, UCLA_HA_Equagga_1.0, whole genome shotgun sequence genome includes a region encoding these proteins:
- the SLC2A10 gene encoding solute carrier family 2, facilitated glucose transporter member 10 isoform X2, with protein MEEHRQRQSSMKICGRPLPLLPLCASVSLLGGLTFGYELAVISGALLPLQLDFALSCLEQELLVGSLLLGALLASLVGGFLIDRYGRKQAILGSNLVLLAGSLSLGLAGSLTWLVLGRSAAGFAISLSSMACCIYVSELVGPRQRGVLVSLYEAGITLGILLSYALNYALAGAPWGWRRMFGWAAAPALLQSVSLLFLPAGTDEAAAHKDLIPLQGGEVTKLGLGRPRYSFLDLFRARDNMRGRTTVGLGLVLFQQLTGQPNVLCYASTIFRSVGFRGGSSAVLASVGLGAVKVAATLVAMGLVDRAGRRALLLAGCALMALSVSGMGLVSFAVPMDSGPSCLAMPNATRLPGLPGDSGLPRGISPPPLPTTSKRRGEPVWSTSEKTKPRAGAGNPTTPPLPALGTTSPVSPSPAPEWVLLHWTALLCMMVFVSAFSFGFGPVTWLVLSEIYPVEIRGRAFAFCNSFNWAANLFISLSFLDLIGTIGLSWTFLLYGLTAVLGLGFIYLFVPETKGQSLAEIDQQFQRRRFALSLGHRQSAAGVQYSRIEVSAGS; from the exons ATGGAGGagcacaggcagaggcagagcagcATGAAAATCTGCG GCCGCCCCCTACCGCTCCTGCCCTTGTGTGCCTCCGTGTCTTTGCTAGGTGGCCTGACCTTTGGTTATGAACTGGCAGTCATATCAGGCGCCCTGCTGCCACTGCAGCTTGACTTTGCGCTAAGCTGCTTGGAGCAGGAGCTCCTGGTAGGCAGCCTGCTCCTGGGGGCTCTCCTCGCCTCCCTGGTAGGGGGCTTCCTCATCGATCGCTATGGCAGGAAACAGGCCATCCTCGGGAGCAACTTGGTGCTGTTGGCAGGCAGCCTGAGCCTGGGCCTGGCTGGCTCTCTGACCTGGCTGGTTCTGGGCCGCTCAGCAGCTGGCTTCGccatctccctctcctccatgGCCTGCTGTATCTACGTGTCAGAGCTGGTGGGGCCACGGCAGCGGGGAGTGCTGGTGTCCCTCTACGAGGCAGGCATCACCCTGGGCATCCTGCTTTCCTACGCGCTCAACTATGCACTGGCCGGTGCCCCCTGGGGCTGGAGGCGTATGTTTGGCTGGGCTGCTGCACCTGCTCTCCTGCAATCCGTcagcctcctctttctccctgctGGTACAGATGAGGCTGCAGCCCACAAGGACCTCATCCCTCTCCAGGGAGGTGAGGTCACCAagctgggcctggggaggccaAGATACTCTTTTCTGGACCTCTTCAGGGCACGGGATAACATGCGAGGCCGCACCACAGTAGGGCTGGGGCTGGTGCTTTTCCAGCAGCTAACAGGGCAGCCCAATGTGCTGTGCTACGCCTCCACCATCTTCCGTTCTGTCGGCTTCCGTGGGGGATCCTCAGCTGTGCTGGCCTCCGTGGGGCTTGGCGCGGTGAAGGTGGCAGCTACCCTGGTCGCCATGGGGCTGGTGGACCGAGCGGGCCGCAGGGCCCTGTTGCTAGCTGGCTGTGCCCTCATGGCCCTGTCAGTCAGCGGCATGGGTCTTGTCAGCTTTGCTGTGCCCATGGACTCAGGCCCAAGTTGCCTGGCCATGCCAAATGCCACCAGGctcccaggcctccctggagACTCCGGCCTGCCAAGGGGCATATCGCCACCTCCACTGCCAACAACCAGCAAGAGACGAGGGGAGCCAGTCTGGTCAACCTCTGAGAAGACCAAGCCTCGTGCTGGAGCTGGGAACCCCACAacccctcccctgccagcccTAGGCACCACCTCCCCCGTGTCCCCGTCTCCTGCTCCGGAGTGGGTCCTGCTGCACTGGACCGCGCTGCTCTGCATGATGGTCTTTGTGAGCGCCTTCTCCTTTGGATTCGGACCAG TGACCTGGCTTGTCCTCAGTGAGATTTACCCGGTGGAGATCCGAGGGAGGGCCTTTGCCTTCTGCAACAGCTTCAACTGGGCCGCCAACCTCTTCATCAGCCTCTCCTTCCTTGACCTCATCG GCACCATCGGCTTGTCCTGGACCTTCCTGCTCTACGGGCTGACCGCCGTCCTCGGCCTGGGCTTCATCTATTTATTTGTCCCTGAAACGAAAGGCCAGTCACTGGCAGAGATAGACCAGCAGTTCCAGAGGAGACG GTTCGCCCTGAGCTTGGGCCACAGGCAGAGCGCCGCTGGCGTCCAGTACAGCCGCATCGAGGTCTCGGCGGGCTCCTGA
- the SLC2A10 gene encoding solute carrier family 2, facilitated glucose transporter member 10 isoform X1 gives MRARPPRPAARLGVPLAMGRPLPLLPLCASVSLLGGLTFGYELAVISGALLPLQLDFALSCLEQELLVGSLLLGALLASLVGGFLIDRYGRKQAILGSNLVLLAGSLSLGLAGSLTWLVLGRSAAGFAISLSSMACCIYVSELVGPRQRGVLVSLYEAGITLGILLSYALNYALAGAPWGWRRMFGWAAAPALLQSVSLLFLPAGTDEAAAHKDLIPLQGGEVTKLGLGRPRYSFLDLFRARDNMRGRTTVGLGLVLFQQLTGQPNVLCYASTIFRSVGFRGGSSAVLASVGLGAVKVAATLVAMGLVDRAGRRALLLAGCALMALSVSGMGLVSFAVPMDSGPSCLAMPNATRLPGLPGDSGLPRGISPPPLPTTSKRRGEPVWSTSEKTKPRAGAGNPTTPPLPALGTTSPVSPSPAPEWVLLHWTALLCMMVFVSAFSFGFGPVTWLVLSEIYPVEIRGRAFAFCNSFNWAANLFISLSFLDLIGTIGLSWTFLLYGLTAVLGLGFIYLFVPETKGQSLAEIDQQFQRRRFALSLGHRQSAAGVQYSRIEVSAGS, from the exons ATGCGCGCCCGGCCCCCCAGGCCCGCAGCGCGCCTCGGAGTCCCGCTCGCCATGG GCCGCCCCCTACCGCTCCTGCCCTTGTGTGCCTCCGTGTCTTTGCTAGGTGGCCTGACCTTTGGTTATGAACTGGCAGTCATATCAGGCGCCCTGCTGCCACTGCAGCTTGACTTTGCGCTAAGCTGCTTGGAGCAGGAGCTCCTGGTAGGCAGCCTGCTCCTGGGGGCTCTCCTCGCCTCCCTGGTAGGGGGCTTCCTCATCGATCGCTATGGCAGGAAACAGGCCATCCTCGGGAGCAACTTGGTGCTGTTGGCAGGCAGCCTGAGCCTGGGCCTGGCTGGCTCTCTGACCTGGCTGGTTCTGGGCCGCTCAGCAGCTGGCTTCGccatctccctctcctccatgGCCTGCTGTATCTACGTGTCAGAGCTGGTGGGGCCACGGCAGCGGGGAGTGCTGGTGTCCCTCTACGAGGCAGGCATCACCCTGGGCATCCTGCTTTCCTACGCGCTCAACTATGCACTGGCCGGTGCCCCCTGGGGCTGGAGGCGTATGTTTGGCTGGGCTGCTGCACCTGCTCTCCTGCAATCCGTcagcctcctctttctccctgctGGTACAGATGAGGCTGCAGCCCACAAGGACCTCATCCCTCTCCAGGGAGGTGAGGTCACCAagctgggcctggggaggccaAGATACTCTTTTCTGGACCTCTTCAGGGCACGGGATAACATGCGAGGCCGCACCACAGTAGGGCTGGGGCTGGTGCTTTTCCAGCAGCTAACAGGGCAGCCCAATGTGCTGTGCTACGCCTCCACCATCTTCCGTTCTGTCGGCTTCCGTGGGGGATCCTCAGCTGTGCTGGCCTCCGTGGGGCTTGGCGCGGTGAAGGTGGCAGCTACCCTGGTCGCCATGGGGCTGGTGGACCGAGCGGGCCGCAGGGCCCTGTTGCTAGCTGGCTGTGCCCTCATGGCCCTGTCAGTCAGCGGCATGGGTCTTGTCAGCTTTGCTGTGCCCATGGACTCAGGCCCAAGTTGCCTGGCCATGCCAAATGCCACCAGGctcccaggcctccctggagACTCCGGCCTGCCAAGGGGCATATCGCCACCTCCACTGCCAACAACCAGCAAGAGACGAGGGGAGCCAGTCTGGTCAACCTCTGAGAAGACCAAGCCTCGTGCTGGAGCTGGGAACCCCACAacccctcccctgccagcccTAGGCACCACCTCCCCCGTGTCCCCGTCTCCTGCTCCGGAGTGGGTCCTGCTGCACTGGACCGCGCTGCTCTGCATGATGGTCTTTGTGAGCGCCTTCTCCTTTGGATTCGGACCAG TGACCTGGCTTGTCCTCAGTGAGATTTACCCGGTGGAGATCCGAGGGAGGGCCTTTGCCTTCTGCAACAGCTTCAACTGGGCCGCCAACCTCTTCATCAGCCTCTCCTTCCTTGACCTCATCG GCACCATCGGCTTGTCCTGGACCTTCCTGCTCTACGGGCTGACCGCCGTCCTCGGCCTGGGCTTCATCTATTTATTTGTCCCTGAAACGAAAGGCCAGTCACTGGCAGAGATAGACCAGCAGTTCCAGAGGAGACG GTTCGCCCTGAGCTTGGGCCACAGGCAGAGCGCCGCTGGCGTCCAGTACAGCCGCATCGAGGTCTCGGCGGGCTCCTGA